The proteins below come from a single Metarhizium brunneum chromosome 1, complete sequence genomic window:
- the KRR1 gene encoding KRR1 small subunit processome component produces the protein MPSTHQQDKPWDTDDIDKWKVDTFTSKDNVGGTFAEESSFVTLFPKYREVYLKEAWPLVTKSLEKHGIACTLDLVEGSMTVKTTRKTFDPAAILNARDLVKLLARSVPAPQAVKILEDGMACDVIKIRNLVGSKDRFVKRRQRILGPNGSTLKALELLTETYILVHGNTVCAMGGYKGLKDLRRIIEDCMANIHPIYHIKELMIKRELAKDPELVNESWDRFLPNFKKKTLSHRRVPHKVTDKTKKAYTPFPPAPEQSKIDKQIESGEYFLAKGAKDRAAREERNEKQKLRKEEKTKEREAEFVPPEENRPKKKRKKSSD, from the coding sequence ATGCCTTCCACACACCAACAAGATAAGCCGTGGGATACGGACGACATCGATAAGTGGAAGGTCGACACATTCACCTCCAAAGACAATGTTGGCGGCACGTTTGCGGAGGAGTCGTCATTTGTGACTCTGTTCCCCAAATACCGCGAAGTGTATCTGAAAGAAGCGTGGCCCCTCGTCACCAAGTCTCTCGAAAAGCATGGCATTGCCTGCACATTGGATTTGGTTGAAGGCTCAATGACGGTCAAGACGACCCGAAAAACGTTTGACCCGGCGGCGATCCTGAACGCGCGCGATCTCGTCAAGCTCTTGGCTCGAAGTGTCCCGGCTCCGCAGGCAGTCAAGATTCTCGAGGACGGCATGGCCTGCGATGTCATCAAGATTCGAAACCTGGTGGGCAGCAAAGACCGATTTGTCAAGCGACGACAAAGAATATTGGGCCCCAACGGCTCGACCCTCAAGGCACTCGAGCTCCTGACCGAGACGTATATTCTCGTTCATGGAAACACAGTCTGCGCCATGGGCGGATACAAGGGTCTCAAAGACCTTCGAAGAATCATCGAGGACTGCATGGCCAACATCCACCCCATCTATCACATCAAGGAGCTCATGATCAAGcgcgagctggccaaggatcCCGAGCTTGTAAACGAGAGCTGGGACCGATTCCTCCCCAacttcaagaagaagacgctCAGCCACCGTCGTGTCCCCCACAAGGTCAcggacaagaccaagaaggcgTACACACCCTTCCCGCCTGCACCCGAGCAGAGCAAGATCGACAAGCAAATTGAGAGCGGTGAAtacttcttggccaagggGGCTAAGGATAGAGCGGCCAGGGAGGAACGCAACGAGAAGCAGAAGCTTcggaaagaagagaagacaaAGGAGCGAGAGGCCGAATTCGTGCCTCCGGAGGAGAATaggccgaagaagaagcggaAGAAGTCGTCTGATTAA
- the RUTC gene encoding RutC family protein, protein MSRTNISSGSAFEAEIGYSRAVVVDDWVMVSGTTGYNYQTGEISDNVAEQAEQTLCNVDKALMEAGSCMADVVRVQYILPDRDDFPKTWPVLRKWFGDVKPAAMMIQSALMKEEMKIEIEVTAKKGCGLEK, encoded by the exons ATGTCTCGTACGAATATCAGCTCTGGCTCGGCGTTCGAGGCCGAGATTGGATACTCCCGTGCTGTCGTCGTAGATGACTGGGTAATGGTATCCGGAACCACCGG GTACAACTACCAAACGGGCGAAATATCAGACAATGTGGCAGAGCAAGCGGAGCAAACCCTGTGCAATGTCGACAAGGCATTGATGGAGGCTGGTTCTTGCATGGCGGACGTCGTTCGCGTCCAATACATCTTGCCGGATCGTGACGACTTCCCCAAGACCTGGCCGGTGTTGAGGAAGTGGTTTGGAGATGTCAAGCctgcggccatgatgatccAGTCCGCGTTAATGAAGGAGGAAATGAAGATTGAGATTGAAGTGACTGCGAAGAAAGGATGTGGACTTGAGAAATAG
- the AIM41 gene encoding Altered inheritance of mitochondria protein 41 — MPSVFMQRTHRAFSTTTEDAPPPFLQKLKGDLKAAMRAKDAPRLSVLRSIMSANLNASKTSSPIRTDVQLVALMRRIQKSAQDAAADAKTAGREDLVEKENVQIRILDEYLAGSGVQTLGEAELKALIQEAVDASKSAGTATKSLIGDVMKRLSGALEGKDVDKKVVANMVKELASQ; from the coding sequence ATGCCGTCAGTCTTCATGCAGCGAACTCACCGAGCATTCTCGACGACCACTGAGGATGCTCCTCCACCCTTCTTGCAGAAGCTCAAGGGAGACCTCAAGGCCGCCATGCGAGCCAAGGACGCTCCACGGCTATCCGTGTTGCGATCAATCATGTCTGCCAACCTCAACGCCTCCAAGACCTCCAGCCCGATTCGGACCGATGTGCAGCTCGTTGCCCTAATGCGACGCATTCAGAAGAGTGCCCAAGATGCCGCGGCTGATGCCAAGACCGCAGGCCGCGAGGATCTCGTCGAGAAGGAGAACGTACAGATCCGTATTCTGGATGAGTACCTGGCCGGCAGTGGTGTTCAAACTCTGGGAGAAGCCGAGCTAAAGGCCTTGATACAGGAAGCAGTTGACGCTTCCAAGAGCGCAGGGACGGCTACAAAGTCCCTCATTGGCGACGTGATGAAGCGcttgtctggtgctttggaGGGCAAGGATGTGGACAAGAAAGTTGTTGCCAATATGGTCAAAGAGTTGGCGAGCCAGTAG
- the laeA_1 gene encoding Secondary metabolism regulator, translated as MDTEDGTVPLDKSFEETLEHHGRSYQRHAVTNGVYFGPVDEEEVAHLELMHSVLCRLFDGRLIFPPVNEPKRILDCGFGAGDWALDVARAYPDCEVIGVDICPNMIPEDQPENLVFQIDDLNARFTFSPGQFDVVHSQMMSGGINASRWHGYIQDIFRVLRPGGWCQMVEIYFNAQSDNGTLHRGE; from the exons ATGGACACCGA AGATGGGACCGTCCCTCTGGACAAATCGTTTGAGGAAACGTTGGAGCATCACGGTCGATCGTATCAAAGGCACGCTGTGACTAATGGCGTATATTTTGGCCCAGTCGACGAG GAAGAGGTCGCACATCTCGAGTTAATGCACTCTGTTCTCTGTCGACTTTTCGATGGTAGACTTATCTTCCCACCCGTGAACGAGCCGAAACGGATCCTCGATTGTGGCTTTGGGGCCGGTGACTGGGCTCTCGATGTTGCCAGAGCCTATCCGGACTGTGAG GTGATTGGCGTTGATATCTGCCCCAATATGATACCTGAAGACCAGCCAGAGAATCTAGTTTTCCAAATTGACGACCTGAACGCGAG GTTTACCTTCTCCCCGGGACAGTTCGATGTAGTCCATAGCCaaatgatgtctggtggcattAACGCAAGCCGTTGGCACGGCTACATCCAAGACATCTTTCGTGTTCTTCGTCCTGGAGGTTGGTGTCAGATGGTGGAAATATACTTCAATGCTCAATCAGACAACGGAACTTTGCACAGAGGCGAGTGA
- the lsb6 gene encoding Phosphatidylinositol 4-kinase codes for MPRDRPPTTGYERLAQADQFSDDSDDDLLAASSASLQPASAPRFAAITQPRHRSGMMSPKANQRPKFRRRGGSHGGVDLKAINARLERWADEIASRFKRGKGRGISGEEERLEIHHSVFQPPEGVRPVTAEGLAEDQPGVMTKAEFEAIVESVRLAIRQEVHPSMISQGSSGSYFARNPDGKIVGVFKPKDEEPYAAGNPKWNKWIHRNLFPCCFGRACLIPNLSYVSEAAAYVLDCQLRTHLVPYTDVVWLSSKSFHYPFWDRRSFYRKKKPLPAKPGSFQVFLKGFKDANVFLREHPWPDQYWSGFRANDTHRSRRKRWTESCRPSTSGSPEDADSSDEESPEDADGPASPPRFTWTEQIKQSFREELEKLVILDYIMRNTDRGLDNWMVKVDWETGTVSVASDPVHLNMETPQDDHENAPRPVDLEQMPQSATRASYPYRSQRPMNASSNKLASKDPAMHVGAIDNSLSWPWKHPDAWRSFPFGWLFLPVDLIGRPFSQRTRDHFLPLLTSTAWWAQTQMALKRVFQVDEDFQERMFAKQIAVMKGQAWNVVEALKTPDHGPLELTRRTKVCVWDDLVDVPVAVPMRVTSSELRRNSNVRQSMDEADIASSVPVNQDSSADLLGLQSAPVDMPRSGRFDEISSPNDDGARSPDERRSMNGPDRNPFGNQAGSRSLNVYEPARHGPYQQRRYSFASPAAARRNSNTIAQQLYGDSHDSYDGDDPDGDLGYAAAEGQMGNQRKVIVERLEAVKSRNPVFTWC; via the exons ATGCCGCGGGATCGACCTCCCACCACGGGCTACGAGCGCCTGGCCCAAGCAGACCAATTCAGTGACGACTCGGACGATGAtctcctcgccgcctcctctgCCTCCTTGCAGCCGGCCTCTGCGCCGCGCTTCGCAGCCATCACacagcctcgccatcgcTCCGGCATGATGAGCCCCAAGGCCAACCAACGGCCGAAGTTTCGAAGACGAGGGGGGTCTCATGGTGGCGTCGATCTTAAGGCCATCAATGCAAGGTTGGAACGATGGGCCGACGAAATTGCCTCTCGATTCAAGCGCGGGAAGGGCAGAGGTATTTCGGGCGAGGAGGAAAGACTTGAGATTCACCACTCCGTCTTCCAGCCTCCAGAGGGAGTGCGGCCCGTTACGGCAGAGGGACTGGCCGAAGACCAACCTGGCGTCATGACCAAGGCCGAGTTCGAAGCCATTGTGGAAAGTGTGCGCCTTGCCATTCGACAAGAGGTCCACCCGAGCATGATTTCACAAGGGAGCTCTGGTAGTTATTTTGCAAGGAATCcggatggcaagattgtcgGCGTGTTTAAGCCAAAGGATGAGGAGCCGTATGCCGCCGGTAATCCGAAATGGAACAAATGGATTCATAGAAACCTCTTTCCTTGCTGCTTTGGGCGAGCTTG TCTTATTCCCAATCTGTCGTATGTCAGTGAGGCGGCAGCCTACGTACTCGACTGCCAACTCCGCACCCACCTCGTTCCCTACACAGATGTTGTCTGGTTATCGTCAAAATCATTCCACTACCCTTTCTGGGACCGACGCAGCTTCTATcgaaagaagaagccgctgCCTGCAAAGCCTGGTAGTTTTCAAGTCTTCCTCAAGGGCTTCAAAGATGCAAACGTCTTTCTGCGGGAGCACCCCTGGCCAGACCAATATTGGTCCGGTTTCCGGGCAAACGATACGCATAGGAGTCGCAGGAAGAGATGGACAGAAAGCTGCCGTCCATCTACATCTGGGTCACCGGAAGATGCCGATTCCAGCGACGAAGAATCGCCAGAGGATGCTGACGGGCCTGCCAGTCCGCCGCGGTTTACGTGGACGGAGCAAATTAAGCAGTCCTTCAGGGAGGAACTTGAGAAGCTTGTCATCTTGGACTATATCATGAGAAACACGGATCGTGGGCTCGACAACTGGATGGTCAAAGTTGACTGGGAGACGGGCACGGTGTCTGTGGCTTCGGACCCTGTACACCTGAACATGGAAACACCACAGGACGACCACGAGAACGCTCCCCGACCCGTTGATCTAGAGCAAATGCCGCAGTCTGCTACCAGGGCATCGTACCCTTATAGGAGCCAGAGGCCCATGAATGCTTCGAGCAACAAATTGGCATCAAAGGATCCAGCCATGCACGTCGGTGCCATTGACAATTCGCTTTCGTGGCCTTGGAAACATCCTGATGCATGGCGGAG TTTCCCATTTGGCTGGCTTTTCCTTCCTGTAGACCTCATTGGTCGGCCATTTTCACAAAGGACCAGAGATCACTTCCTTCCGCTCCTCACTTCTACAGCCTGGTGGGCTCAAACACAAATGGCGCTCAAGCGAGTCTTCCAGGTGGATGAAGATTTCCAGGAGCGCATGTTTGCCAAGCAAATCGCCGTCATGAAGGGCCAGGCTTGGAATGTTGTGGAGGCACTCAAAACCCCAGACCACGGTCCTCTCGAGCTCACTCGTCGAACCAAAGTATGCGTCTGGGATGATTTGGTCGACGTGCCAGTTGCAGTCCCTATGCGGGTGACATCTTCTGAGCTGCGGCGCAACTCCAACGTTCGTCAATCTAtggacgaggccgacatCGCTAGCTCTGTACCAGTCAATCAAGACTCGTCGGCCGACCTCCTTGGACTACAGAGCGCCCCGGTGGACATGCCACGTTCTGGCCGATTCGACGAAATTTCCAGCCCCAACGATGACGGTGCCCGGTCACCCGACGAGAGACGATCCATGAACGGGCCCGACAGGAATCCATTTGGGAACCAGGCAGGATCCCGCTCACTAAACGTCTACGAGCCAGCTCGCCACGGGCCCTACCAACAGCGGAGATACTCGTTCGCTTCACCGGCAGCTGCAAGGCGGAATAGTAACACCATAGCCCAACAGCTGTACGGCGACTCGCATGATTCGTACGACGGTGACGACCCCGATGGGGACTTGGGTTATGCGGCAGCAGAAGGACAAATGGGCAACCAGCGCAAGGTCATCGTGGAGCGGCTTGAAGCCGTCAAGAGCAGAAACCCTGTCTTCACCTGGTGCTGA
- the speG gene encoding Spermidine N(1)-acetyltransferase, which produces MPVTIDSSSTYAVDYSTADVVNAWRTARLEFIKIDKRDQNIKDFLPQTEQDPVVLSLASSQVLAPTGQSDLDESLDALSKALLGVAICLGPSEREDQQLPSEKDKKEKEKPTIIGTMCLGWGGISSRNAHHRSAHMGIVIGKAYQNKGYGREAINWMVDWAFKHAGLHTVCMVAASYNQRGIHLYQDIGFRLEGRRREVCYFNRAWHDELDFGMTEHEWEKLRGASS; this is translated from the coding sequence ATGCCCGTCACAATTGACTCCAGCTCCACGTACGCCGTAGACTACTCGACGGCCGACGTAGTCAACGCCTGGCGCACCGCGCGCCTGGAGTTTATCAAAATCGACAAGAGGGACCAAAACATCAAAGACTTCCTCCCGCAGACCGAGCAGGACCCCGTGGTGCTGTCTCTCGCGTCCAGCCAAGTCCTCGCGCCCACGGGCCAGTCAGATCTCGATGAgagcctcgacgccctcagCAAGGCTCTCCTCGGCGTGGCCATTTGTCTTGGCCCATCGGAACGGGAGGACCAGCAACTGCCGTcagaaaaggacaagaaggagaaggagaagcctACCATCATCGGAACCATGTGTCTCGGCTGGGGGGGTATTAGCTCCCGAAATGCGCATCATCGCTCGGCGCATATGGGCATCGTGATTGGCAAGGCCTATCAGAACAAAGGGTACGGGAGGGAGGCGATCAATTGGATGGTTGACTGGGCGTTTAAGCATGCGGGTTTGCATACCGTGTGCATGGTTGCTGCAAGCTACAACCAGAGGGGCATTCATTTGTATCAGGACATCGGCTTCAGGTTGGAGGGACGCCGGAGGGAGGTGTGCTACTTTAATCGGGCGTGGCATGACGAGCTGGACTTTGGCATGACGGAGCACGAGTGGGAGAAGTTGAGGGGAGCGTCTTCCTAG